The following proteins come from a genomic window of Paenibacillus wynnii:
- a CDS encoding collagen-like protein: MSDVPINVTPGPGPATIVISTGIGGGSGLPGPTGPQGPKGDTGETGPVGPQGIPGVQGPIGLTGAMGPKGDHGDTGPQGATGAAGVKGDKGEIGAQGIQGPQGLIGATGPKGDTGLTGPKGDKGDTGAQGIQGVKGDKGDPGEQGIQGEPGPQGIPGTSGSGGGTTLLVSYTYNGNPVIQHTAIDTGTSTITAAAHGLTNGMIVFPAWNKGQSTDGAVYPTGITQTIHYVVNATADTFQLSLTIGGAAVNITALGAKPYGFHFQRAIIKSFLLDNLGSQSKAAVKCLLFSSQDDKNYGWDIRPSDWPFLNDLFPNTLGGNNYSTGRMGSRGVVLDISFDARRSRRTVMTSYVAQYNDNTAAQGTDNKIGRIYTENPTPFTALQVGFYAPLTAAYVANGSIVEVYSA; this comes from the coding sequence ATGAGCGACGTTCCAATCAATGTAACACCGGGACCGGGGCCAGCGACGATTGTTATTAGTACAGGCATCGGTGGCGGTAGTGGATTGCCGGGGCCTACCGGACCACAAGGACCAAAAGGTGATACTGGAGAGACAGGCCCCGTGGGTCCTCAAGGTATTCCGGGCGTACAGGGTCCAATCGGACTGACTGGTGCTATGGGTCCCAAGGGAGATCACGGTGATACTGGTCCTCAGGGGGCAACCGGAGCAGCAGGAGTTAAAGGCGATAAGGGAGAAATCGGAGCTCAAGGCATACAAGGACCTCAAGGATTAATAGGAGCCACTGGTCCTAAAGGTGACACTGGGTTAACAGGTCCAAAGGGAGACAAAGGGGATACAGGCGCTCAGGGTATCCAAGGTGTAAAGGGCGACAAAGGAGATCCCGGAGAACAAGGTATCCAAGGTGAACCCGGACCACAAGGTATTCCGGGTACGTCAGGTTCGGGTGGTGGTACTACTCTGCTGGTTTCCTACACCTACAACGGTAACCCGGTTATCCAACATACAGCAATAGACACCGGAACGAGCACCATTACGGCAGCTGCCCATGGTCTGACAAACGGTATGATAGTATTCCCAGCCTGGAATAAGGGTCAGTCAACCGACGGTGCTGTGTACCCTACAGGAATAACACAGACGATTCACTACGTAGTCAACGCAACAGCTGACACGTTTCAGTTATCATTGACAATCGGAGGCGCTGCAGTGAATATCACGGCGCTAGGTGCAAAACCATATGGCTTTCACTTTCAAAGAGCGATTATCAAAAGTTTCTTGCTGGACAACCTGGGGTCACAATCAAAAGCCGCGGTAAAATGCCTGCTGTTTAGTAGCCAGGACGACAAAAACTACGGCTGGGATATTCGCCCGAGTGACTGGCCCTTTTTGAATGACTTATTCCCGAACACGCTAGGCGGTAATAATTATTCTACTGGCAGAATGGGTAGCCGGGGTGTGGTTTTGGACATATCATTCGACGCTAGACGTAGCCGACGCACAGTAATGACCAGTTACGTAGCCCAGTACAACGACAATACCGCGGCACAAGGTACCGACAACAAAATAGGCAGAATATATACTGAGAACCCAACACCATTTACTGCCCTTCAGGTGGGATTTTACGCACCATTAACTGCGGCGTATGTTGCTAATGGTTCTATCGTGGAGGTGTACAGTGCATGA
- a CDS encoding CD1375 family protein, whose translation MSKLEGGDDMMAMFFAQRVILGKTAYKDVPSTLKPAVKEILIDSDLEYLTEE comes from the coding sequence ATGTCAAAATTGGAGGGAGGTGATGATATGATGGCGATGTTTTTTGCACAGCGTGTAATCTTGGGTAAGACGGCGTATAAAGATGTACCAAGCACACTTAAACCAGCAGTAAAAGAAATTCTAATCGACTCTGACCTGGAATACTTAACCGAAGAATAG
- a CDS encoding Gp37-like protein, translated as MAGIVRIYDIEFNWIGEIDNHESLQFTRRFYREGEFELHIAVNKQYADALQKDCFIMIDNDGQRSGMIEGRELYLTEQGIETVVVKGRTLGGILDRRVTVSDTYDRIRGPAETVMKHYVNNHLVNGTYATGIYAARKIPFFDIATDQGRGIETPWQTRYEPLLGVTGQIASFCDMGWFTSLNVLTKRVTFDILTGRNITDKQDIYPPVIFSTEFENVTSQKFVDSDSQFRNVGYAAGKGEEADQLVLAVGAGTGIERREVYIDASSAEDVDELTTIGQQKLAEYKRVQTFEGAVVETGSFIFEQDWFLGDIVTLRDAHWGVSMDTRITEVREIYEEDYKVEVQFGDEIPTITTVVRQLQSEIKRPQIMSQSGGTGEQGPAGPQGPKGDTGPIGLQGPKGDPGATGPQGLQGPKGDTGAVGPQGLKGDPGIQGAQGLVGVKGDTGAPGVQGPKGDTGPQGIQGVKGDTGATGVQGPKGDTGLTGSAGAKGDQGIQGVKGDKGDTGSQGPAGPTNIATITTLGAVKVGNNLTIASDGTLHGNSNPECITIKQEIFTVQAGQTLFNLTKGSYNPGTNTLFWYLHGQKQVNAALVETSATSFEIPVGVMTGTDILVEYIETVNVTIGLKGEKGDTGLQGVQGLKGDTGSQGIQGIQGIQGLAGAQGADGKTWYSSTAVPANTLGVSGDFHINTSTWDIREKTAAAVWTLRGNIKGATGAQGIQGLQGIQGVKGDIGEVGPQGAQGFQGLQGVKGDTGAIGPKGDTGAQGNIGLTGPQGPKGDQGEPGAAVADSVEWANVLSKPTNLAKITMATLAPTSPLSGDFWYKEV; from the coding sequence GTGGCTGGAATCGTACGCATTTACGACATCGAATTCAATTGGATTGGTGAAATTGACAACCATGAAAGCCTGCAGTTTACACGGCGTTTTTACCGTGAAGGAGAATTTGAACTGCACATCGCCGTAAATAAACAATATGCTGATGCTCTTCAAAAAGATTGTTTCATAATGATTGATAATGACGGCCAACGATCCGGAATGATTGAGGGCCGGGAGTTGTACCTTACAGAGCAGGGAATCGAGACTGTTGTCGTAAAAGGTAGGACACTAGGGGGTATCCTGGACCGACGTGTCACGGTGTCCGATACCTATGATCGCATTCGGGGGCCGGCAGAAACGGTCATGAAGCATTATGTGAATAATCACCTTGTCAACGGAACTTACGCAACCGGCATCTACGCCGCGCGGAAGATTCCGTTTTTTGATATTGCCACAGATCAAGGCCGAGGAATAGAAACGCCTTGGCAGACAAGGTATGAGCCACTACTAGGGGTAACCGGTCAGATTGCGAGTTTCTGCGATATGGGTTGGTTCACAAGTTTGAATGTACTGACGAAACGAGTCACTTTCGACATACTGACGGGCCGGAATATCACCGATAAGCAAGACATTTACCCGCCCGTTATTTTCTCGACGGAGTTTGAAAATGTCACCAGTCAAAAGTTTGTGGATTCGGATAGTCAATTCAGGAATGTAGGTTATGCTGCGGGAAAAGGCGAGGAAGCGGATCAGCTTGTGCTTGCCGTTGGTGCCGGCACGGGAATTGAACGCCGAGAGGTATACATCGATGCTTCAAGCGCAGAGGATGTCGATGAGCTGACCACCATAGGTCAACAGAAGCTCGCGGAGTATAAGCGTGTGCAAACCTTTGAGGGTGCTGTGGTGGAGACGGGTAGTTTCATTTTTGAGCAGGACTGGTTCCTAGGTGACATCGTTACTCTACGGGATGCCCATTGGGGTGTTTCAATGGATACCCGCATCACTGAAGTGCGGGAAATCTACGAAGAGGATTATAAAGTAGAGGTGCAGTTTGGTGACGAGATCCCGACCATCACTACTGTAGTCCGTCAGTTGCAGAGCGAAATAAAACGCCCGCAGATCATGTCACAATCTGGGGGCACAGGAGAACAGGGCCCAGCAGGACCGCAGGGTCCCAAGGGCGACACAGGTCCAATCGGTTTACAAGGCCCTAAGGGAGATCCCGGAGCAACAGGTCCTCAAGGTCTACAAGGGCCAAAGGGGGATACGGGTGCTGTTGGGCCGCAGGGGCTTAAAGGAGATCCTGGTATCCAGGGTGCGCAGGGCCTTGTTGGTGTTAAAGGAGATACGGGCGCTCCAGGTGTCCAGGGTCCAAAAGGTGATACCGGGCCGCAGGGCATTCAAGGCGTAAAAGGTGATACTGGAGCAACCGGTGTTCAGGGACCCAAAGGAGATACAGGACTGACCGGATCGGCGGGGGCTAAAGGAGATCAGGGCATTCAGGGTGTAAAAGGGGACAAAGGCGATACGGGTTCCCAGGGACCGGCGGGACCTACCAATATTGCTACGATAACAACCTTAGGCGCCGTGAAGGTAGGTAATAATTTAACCATAGCTTCGGACGGAACTTTGCACGGCAATAGTAATCCGGAATGCATCACGATTAAACAGGAAATCTTTACGGTCCAAGCTGGGCAAACCCTATTTAATTTAACAAAGGGTAGCTATAATCCAGGAACAAATACGCTTTTCTGGTATTTGCACGGTCAGAAGCAAGTGAACGCTGCCTTGGTAGAGACTTCAGCTACGAGCTTTGAAATTCCTGTAGGTGTTATGACCGGGACGGATATACTGGTCGAATACATTGAAACGGTAAATGTAACCATTGGCTTAAAAGGTGAAAAAGGGGATACCGGACTACAAGGTGTGCAAGGTTTGAAAGGAGACACAGGATCGCAGGGGATACAAGGGATACAAGGGATACAGGGATTGGCTGGTGCGCAGGGTGCTGACGGAAAAACATGGTATTCAAGCACAGCTGTTCCCGCGAATACCCTTGGAGTCAGTGGAGATTTTCACATTAATACATCAACGTGGGATATCCGAGAAAAAACAGCCGCAGCAGTGTGGACGCTTCGAGGCAATATCAAGGGTGCGACAGGTGCTCAAGGGATTCAGGGTCTGCAGGGCATCCAAGGCGTGAAGGGAGACATCGGGGAAGTAGGTCCACAAGGGGCACAAGGATTCCAAGGATTACAAGGAGTGAAGGGTGACACCGGTGCAATTGGACCAAAGGGAGACACTGGTGCACAGGGGAACATTGGATTAACCGGCCCTCAGGGTCCTAAAGGGGATCAGGGGGAACCAGGAGCGGCTGTGGCCGATAGCGTGGAATGGGCGAATGTACTTAGCAAACCTACGAATTTGGCCAAAATAACCATGGCAACACTAGCACCAACAAGCCCATTATCGGGCGATTTTTGGTATAAGGAGGTTTAA
- a CDS encoding phage tail family protein produces MQKLSYTNDRGGKVVFENLRPFILSHIDGIGSVDTDVRKTTGPFQDGSTVYRVAIKDRLLSIQGAILANSRDELYALRRQLSQILNPKIMGQLVYQNDDRAYTIGGIAESGPIWGERYANNQLFTASFLCPDPYLLDEFDSSDLIATWIGGLSFPVRFPNQFATRGAKSVNVINEGDVDTPVRIEIYGPATNPCITNHSIDRYIKVNRVLLSGDKLTITTHFGNKRVEIQAPNGSKVNVLHWIDPNSSLWSLQPGDNIVKYTSDDPEGIEPFAISINYRNRYFGA; encoded by the coding sequence ATGCAGAAATTAAGCTATACGAATGACCGAGGGGGTAAGGTTGTCTTTGAGAATCTCCGACCTTTTATTCTTTCACATATTGATGGAATAGGAAGTGTGGATACGGATGTCCGGAAGACGACTGGTCCTTTCCAGGATGGATCTACGGTGTACCGGGTAGCGATTAAAGACCGTTTGCTCTCTATCCAGGGAGCGATATTGGCAAATAGTAGGGATGAGCTTTATGCCCTTCGTCGCCAACTGTCTCAAATTCTTAACCCAAAAATAATGGGACAACTGGTTTATCAAAATGATGACAGGGCCTATACGATTGGTGGTATTGCTGAATCGGGCCCTATATGGGGGGAACGATATGCAAATAACCAGTTGTTCACCGCCTCGTTCCTTTGTCCGGATCCGTATTTACTGGATGAATTTGATTCTTCGGATCTTATTGCGACATGGATTGGTGGGCTGAGTTTTCCGGTTCGGTTTCCGAACCAATTCGCTACCCGCGGGGCAAAGAGTGTAAATGTGATAAATGAGGGTGATGTTGATACTCCGGTAAGGATTGAAATCTATGGACCCGCCACAAACCCTTGTATCACTAATCATAGTATTGATAGGTATATCAAAGTAAACCGAGTATTACTTAGTGGGGACAAACTCACGATTACCACGCATTTCGGTAATAAGCGTGTAGAGATCCAAGCGCCAAACGGATCCAAAGTTAATGTGCTCCACTGGATAGATCCAAACAGTTCCCTTTGGAGTTTGCAGCCTGGGGATAATATTGTGAAATACACAAGCGACGACCCAGAAGGAATTGAACCGTTTGCGATATCTATTAATTATCGCAACCGATATTTCGGGGCGTAG